The proteins below are encoded in one region of Caloramator mitchellensis:
- a CDS encoding glucose-1-phosphate adenylyltransferase has protein sequence MAKKEIIAMVLAGGQGTRLKALTKNNAKPAVPFGGKYRIIDFVLSNCANSSIDTVGVLTQYQPLILNAHIGIGMTWDLDRKFGGVRILPPYQHEAGGNWYKGTADAIYQNMTYIDYYNPEYLLVLSGDHIYKMDYNEMLDYHREKNADATIAVIDVPLNEASRFGIMNAHEDGRIYEFEEKPKKPKSTLASMGIYIFNWNRLKQFLREDQKDPTSSNDFGKNIIPKMLDARLKLYAYRFEGYWKDVGTIESYWEANMDLLKEDPTLDLYESINKIYAVDYSLPPQYVGPEASIKNSMIVDGCTIYGEVENSIISRGVYIGKDAVVKDSVVLQDARIEDGAVINKCVIGNGARIREKVVVGDGENIILVPEKKDVKENMLKE, from the coding sequence ATGGCAAAAAAAGAGATTATAGCGATGGTCCTTGCTGGAGGGCAGGGAACAAGGCTAAAGGCACTTACTAAAAACAATGCAAAGCCTGCAGTTCCATTTGGAGGAAAATACAGAATAATAGATTTTGTATTAAGCAACTGTGCAAATTCATCGATAGATACTGTTGGAGTTTTGACGCAATATCAGCCTCTTATACTAAATGCACATATTGGAATTGGAATGACATGGGACCTTGACAGGAAGTTTGGAGGAGTAAGAATACTTCCTCCATATCAGCACGAGGCGGGTGGAAATTGGTATAAGGGAACTGCTGATGCCATTTATCAAAACATGACATATATAGATTATTATAACCCTGAATATCTTTTGGTGCTATCTGGCGACCACATTTACAAGATGGATTACAACGAAATGCTTGACTATCATAGGGAGAAAAATGCAGACGCAACGATTGCGGTAATCGATGTTCCATTAAACGAAGCAAGCCGCTTTGGAATTATGAACGCACATGAGGATGGAAGGATATACGAGTTTGAAGAAAAACCTAAAAAGCCAAAAAGCACATTGGCTTCTATGGGTATTTATATATTTAACTGGAACAGATTAAAACAGTTTTTAAGGGAAGACCAAAAGGACCCAACATCGTCAAATGATTTTGGGAAGAATATTATTCCTAAAATGCTTGATGCAAGGTTAAAGCTTTACGCATACAGGTTTGAAGGTTATTGGAAGGATGTTGGAACTATTGAGAGCTATTGGGAGGCTAATATGGACCTTTTAAAGGAAGACCCAACACTTGATTTATATGAAAGCATAAACAAGATTTACGCTGTCGATTATTCACTTCCGCCTCAATATGTAGGTCCTGAGGCTTCTATTAAAAATTCTATGATTGTCGACGGATGCACAATTTATGGAGAGGTGGAAAATTCCATTATCTCGAGGGGAGTTTATATAGGCAAAGATGCAGTTGTGAAGGATTCAGTGGTTTTACAGGACGCAAGGATTGAAGACGGCGCAGTTATAAATAAATGCGTTATTGGAAATGGTGCAAGGATAAGGGAAAAAGTAGTTGTTGGAGATGGGGAAAATATAATACTTGTCCCAGAGAAAAAAGATGTAAAAGAAAACATGCTAAAGGAATGA